From one Passer domesticus isolate bPasDom1 chromosome 15, bPasDom1.hap1, whole genome shotgun sequence genomic stretch:
- the RBBP6 gene encoding E3 ubiquitin-protein ligase RBBP6 isoform X4 — translation MSCVHYKFSSKLNYDTVTFDGLHISLSDLKRQIMGREKLKAADCDLQITNAQTKEEYTDDSALIPKNSSVIVRRIPIGGVKATSKTYVMTPKSHKILETTFRSRSEPVSGTSKAIDDSSASISLAQLTKTANLAEANASEEDKIKAMMTQSGHEYDPVNYMKKPVGPPPPSYTCFRCGKPGHYIKNCPTNGDKNFESVPRIKKSTGIPRSFMMEVKDPNTKGAMLTNTGKYAIPTIDAEAYAIGKKEKPPFLPEEPSSSSEEDDPIPDELLCLICKDIMTDAVVIPCCGNSYCDECIRTALLESEEHTCPTCHQTDVSPDALIANKFLRQAVNNFKNETGYTKRLRKIQQQQQQQQQLPPPPPPPPPLMRQTITRTLQPLMRPALARQQEPLMIPLASLASRSALSSLGPGPAMAAGLPVNPSSVVVSDLPPAVSLSLRGEKPDGPFRDADAVLPPALMTAAELSKSSPLSISSLLEEKGYQVPVLRQPAIPSLLGPQGQSIPTTGHPMRAGALRRPGWELEKKKSKLDEFTNDFAKELMEYKKIQKERRRSFSRSKSPYSASSYSRSSYTYSKSRSGSSRSRSYSRSFSRSHSRSYSRSPPYQRRGKGKSRNYRSRSRSHGYHRSRSRSPPYRRYHSRSRSPVFRGQSPTKRTVPQSEAEREYFNRYREVPPYDMKAYYGRSVDFRDPFEKERYREWERNYREWYEKFYKGYAVGAQPRPPVNRENFSPERFGPPGTRRENSPYARGRREEYPAGQSHRNRNVAGNYPEKPGRESHGVKDPTKSKEKEVENPLGDSKGNKHKKHRKRRKGDENEGFPNVELLEGARKPREPVPTEDAKTDSLFMLPSRDDATPVRDEPMEADSIAFKPVSEKEKKEKDKPKAKVEKTKRKVEVAAAPKKDSVAKPAKASQEKGDPDREKSPRAEPPVKKVKEELPKTDSVKTSSSQKDEKALGTPRKAHPKVTKDHPETRPAKEEKAKKDHPKEAKAEKPSSKEEKSKKPAEKSKLSDAKLEKRKRKAEEKADKEHEATSAKAYKPETAESKTSPKGKAEPEGDKGERTPEKDKAAFLNNPSKKIKLNRETGKKIVSGENVPPGKEAVEKPEPSSSKVKAEKTKGKARRKVTAADGASSTLVDYTSTSSTGGSPVRKPEEKPDTKRTVIKTLEEYNNDITAPAEDVIIMIQVPQSKWDKDDFESEEEDIKSTTQVPPTIGKPTSVIKPVSAKAPNPLKHTEKETEPLEKIQKAAKEASYESTQHDAKSSKSSLSSEKGKTKDRDHSLSDKDSSEKRKSSVQPEKEHSERTAEQGNGKTVSQSSKDGRSSEKHDSGRGSAAKDFTPNRDKKSDHDGSREHSSSKRRDEKRKDSPSRIRDSTAVQKSKAREERVEAPKKGPAEAKRSSYSPPRERKPAEHKAVHDPKRPAEEHKPPEKNPGKEKEKEKEKEKEKHVPEVKSNKEKEPGGSKPPVKQDSPEVKAEKEKEKESAAAQGDKGAAKPKPPASSAARLSSDLTRETDEAAFVPDYNESDSESNVSAKDEEAAGKTPKEAKEKAVEKAKEEAAAPAPAEQPEAGRSQSQSSPSVSRSRSHSPSESQTRSHSSSASSGESQDSKKKKKKKEKKKHKKHKKHKKHKKHVGNETELEKSQKHKHKKKKSKKSKDKEKDDQKVKSVTT, via the exons gACTCCTAAATCGCACAAAATCCTAGAAACTACTTTCAG AAGTCGAAGTGAGCCAGTGAGTGGAACATCAAAAGCA ATTGATGACTCTTCTGCATCTATTTCTCTGGCCCAGCTTACTAAG ACTGCCAATCTGGCTGAAGCCAATGCTTCCGAGGAGGATAAAATAAAAGCTATGATGACACAGTCTGGCCATGAATATGATCCAGTCAA TTACATGAAGAAACCCGTGGGGCCACCTCCACCCTCCTACACCTGTTTTCGCTGTGGCAAACCTGGGCACTACATAAAGAACTGTCCAACGAATGGG GACAAAAATTTCGAGTCTGTTCCCAGAATTAAAAAAAGCACAGGAATTCCAAGAAGTTTTATGATGGAGGTGAAGGACCCGAACACAAAGGGTGCCATGCTGACCAACACTGGGAAATATGCAATTCCGACCATAGATGC GGAAGCTTATGCTATAGGAAAGAAGGAGAAGCCTCCCTTCCTACCTGAGGAgccatcctcctcctcagaaGAAGATGATCCTATTCCAGATGAGCTGTTGTGTCTCATTTGTAAGGATATAATGACGGATGCGGTTGTTATTCCCTGCTGTGGAAACAGTTACTGTGATGAAT GTATTAGAACAGCACTGCTGGAGTCCGAGGAGCACACATGCCCTACCTGCCATCAGACAGATGTTTCTCCTGATGCTTTAATCGCCAATAAGTTTCTGCGCCAG GCTGTCAACAACTTCAAAAACGAAACCGGTTACACAAAAAGGCTCCGTAAGAttcagcagcaacagcagcagcagcagcagctgccgcCACCaccaccgccgccgccgccgctgatGCGGCAGACGATCACGCGCACCCTGCAGCCGCTGATGCGGCCGGCCCTGGCCCGGCAGCAGGAGCCGCTCATGATCCCGCTGGCCTCGCTGGCCTCCCGCTCCGCCCTCTCCTCGCTGGGCCCCGGGCCGGCCATGGCAGCTGGGCTGCCGGTCAATCCGTCTTCTGTGGTTGTCTCCGATCTCCCTCCAGCCGTGTCCCTCTCTCTCCGTGGGGAAAAGCCAGATGGACCTTTTCG TGATGCCGATGCTGTTCTGCCTCCTGCTCTGAtgactgctgctgagctttccAAATCTTCCCCTTTGTCAATCAGCAGTTTGTTGGAAGAGAAg GGCTATCAGGTTCCTGTGCTGAGACAACCAGCGATACCAAGTCTTCTGGGCCCTCAAGGACAATCAATACCTACAACTG GTCATCCAATGAGAGCTGGTGCACTtcgcaggccaggctgggagct ggaaaagaaaaagtccAAACTTGATGAGTTTACAAATGATTTTGCTAAGGAATTGATGGAATATAAAAAGATTCAAAAGGAGCGTAGGCGTTCGTTTTCCAG GTCCAAGTCTCCCTATAGTGCTTCGTCTTACTCTAGAAGCTCGTACACCTACTCCAAGTCACGCTCAGGTTCGTCGCGCTCCCGCTCCTACTCGCGCTCCTTCAGCCGCTCCCATTCCCGCTCCTACTCGCGGTCGCCGCCCTATCAGAGACGGGGCAAAGGGAAGAGTCGGAACtaccgctcccgctcccgctcgcACGGCTACcaccgctcccgctcccgctcgcCCCCGTACAGGCGCTACCACTCCCGCTCCAGGTCCCCGGTGTTCCGCGGCCAGTCCCCCACCAAGCGGACGGTCCCGCAGAGCGAGGCCGAGCGCGAGTACTTCAACCGCTACCGAGAGGTGCCCCCGTACGACATGAAGGCTTACTATGGCCGCTCGGTGGACTTCAGAGACCCCTTTGAGAAGGAGAGATACAGAGAGTGGGAGAGGAACTACAGAGAGTGGTACGAGAAGTTTTACAAGGGCTATGCCGTGGGTGCTCAGCCACGGCCTCCAGTGAACAGAGAGAACTTCTCTCCAGAACGGTTTGGCCCACCTGGCACCAGACGAGAGAATTCACCCTATGCTCGGGGACGGAGGGAGGAGTATCCTGCTGGGCAGAGCCACAGGAATCGTAATGTAGCTGGAAACTACCCTGAAAAGCCTGGGAGAGAGAGCCACGGCGTCAAAGATCCTACAAAATCAAAAGAGAAGGAGGTGGAAAATCCACTGGGAGATAGCAAAGGCAATAAGCATAAAAAACACCggaagagaagaaaaggggATGAGAATGAAGGATTTCCCAACGTTGAGCTGTTGGAAGGAGCAAGAAAACCAAGAGAGCCAGTTCCAACAGAAGATGCTAAAACAGACTCTCTATTCATGCTGCCAAGCAGGGATGATGCCACCCCTGTAAGGGATGAGCCCATGGAAGCAGATTCCATTGCTTTCAAGCCAGTgtctgaaaaggagaaaaaagagaaggataAGCCAAAAGCAAAGGTTGAGAAAACAAAGCGGAAAGTAGAAGTGGCAGCTGCTCCAAAGAAAGACAGCGTAGCAAAACCAGCTAaagcttcccaggaaaagggGGACCCTGATCGCGAAAAATCTCCTCGAGCAGAACCTCCTGTGAAAAAAGTCAAGGAAGAGCTGCCAAAGACAGACAGTGTTAAAACCTCTTCCTCTCAGAAGGATGAGAAGGCTCTTGGTACACCACGGAAGGCTCATCCCAAAGTGACAAAGGACCACCCAGAAACCAGACCAGCCAAGGAGGAGAAGGCAAAGAAAGACCATCCTAAAGAAGCCAAGGCAGAGAAGCCCTCCAGCAAGGAGGAGAAGTCAAAGAAACCTGCTGAGAAAAGCAAACTTTCAGATGCCAAActtgagaaaaggaaaagaaaagcagaggaaaaggcTGATAAAGAACATGAGGCCACTTCTGCAAAGGCCTATAAACCCGAAACTGCAGAATCGAAAACATCACCCAAGGGGAAGGCTGAGCCCGAGGGGGACAAAGGAGAGCGGACCCCGGAAAAGGATAAAGCTGCTTTTCTTAACAACCCGTCCAAAAAGATTAAACTTAACCGAGAAACTGGAAAAAAGATTGTGAGCGGAGAAAACGTGCCACCTGGAAAAGAAGCTGTGGAGAAAcctgagcccagcagcagcaaagttAAAGCGgaaaagacaaagggaaaaGCAAGGAGGAAAGTGACGGCAGCTGATGGCGCTAGCTCGACTCTTGTGGATTACACCAG CACGAGTTCCACTGGGGGAAGCCCTGTCAGGAAGCCCGAGGAGAAGCCAGACACCAAACGAACTGTCATTAAGACCCTGGAGGAGTATAACAACGATATAACAGCCCCTGCTGAGGATGTCATTATCATGATCCAGGTCCCTCAGTCCAAGTGGGATAAAGATGACTTTGAGTCTGAAGAGGAAGACATCAAATCCACCACCCAGGTGCCCCCAACTATAGGAAAACCCACCAGTGTTATCAAACCTGTGAGTGCAAAGGCACCAAACCCCCTCAAACACACTGAAAAGGAGACAGAGCCTCTggagaaaatacagaaagctGCAAAAGAGGCAAGTTATGAAAGCACCCAACATGATGCCAAGAGTTCAAAAAGTTCCTTGTCGAGTGAAAAAGGTAAAACCAAAGACCGGGATCATTCTTTGTCAGACAAGGACAGTTCTGAGAAGAGGAAGAGCAGTGTTCAGCCAGAAAAAGAGCACTCAGAACGCACAGCTGAGCaaggaaatggaaaaactgTATCCCAGTCTTCTAAAGATGGCAGATCTTCAGAGAAGCATGACAGTGGCCGTGGCTCCGCTGCGAAGGACTTCACTCCCAACCGAGACAAGAAGTCTGACCATGATGGCAGCAGGGAGCACTCGAGTTCCAAGCGCAGAGATGAGAAGAGGAAAGACTCCCCGTCCCGCATCAGAGACTCCACAGCCGTGCAGAAGAGCAAAGCAAGAGAGGAGCGCGTGGAGGCGCCCAAGAAGGGCCCTGCAGAGGCCAAGCGGAGCAGCTACAGCCCCCCGCGGGAGCGCAAGCCCGCCGAGCACAAAGCTGTGCACGACCCCAAGCGCCCCGCCGAGGAGCACAAACCCCCGGAGAAAAACCCGGgcaaggagaaggagaaagagaaggagaaggagaaggagaagcatGTACCAGAGGTCAAGAGCAATAAGGAGAAAGAGCCAGGTGGGAGTAAACCACCGGTGAAGCAGGACTCGCCAGAAGTGAAAgcggagaaggagaaggagaaggagagcgCGGCGGCTCAGGGCGACAAAGGCGCGGCGAAGCCGAAGCCGCCGGCGAGCAGCGCCGCGCGCCTCTCGTCCGACCTCACCCGCGAGACCGACGAGGCCGCCTTCGTGCCGGACTACAACGAGAGCGACAGCGAGAGCAACGTGTCTGCCAAGGACGAGGAGGCTGCCGGGAAAACGCCCAAAGAGGCGAAGGAAAAGGCCGTGGAGAAGGCGAAAGAGGAggcggcggccccggctccCGCCGAGCAGCCAGAGGCGGGCAGGagccagagccagagcagccccagcgtCAGCCGCAGCCGCAGCCACAGCCCCTCCGAGAGCCAGACacgcagccacagcagcagtgccagctcagggGAGAGTCAGgacagcaagaaaaagaaaaagaagaaagagaagaagaagcACAAGAAACATAAGAAGCATAAGAAGCATAAGAAACACGTGGGAAATGAAACAGAATTGGAAAAGAGccaaaaacacaaacacaagaagaaaaaatcgAAGAAGAGCAAAGATAAAGAGAAAGACGACCAAAAAGTGAAATCTGTCACGACATAA
- the RBBP6 gene encoding E3 ubiquitin-protein ligase RBBP6 isoform X1 encodes MSCVHYKFSSKLNYDTVTFDGLHISLSDLKRQIMGREKLKAADCDLQITNAQTKEEYTDDSALIPKNSSVIVRRIPIGGVKATSKTYVMTPKSHKILETTFRSRSEPVSGTSKAIDDSSASISLAQLTKTANLAEANASEEDKIKAMMTQSGHEYDPVNYMKKPVGPPPPSYTCFRCGKPGHYIKNCPTNGDKNFESVPRIKKSTGIPRSFMMEVKDPNTKGAMLTNTGKYAIPTIDAEAYAIGKKEKPPFLPEEPSSSSEEDDPIPDELLCLICKDIMTDAVVIPCCGNSYCDECIRTALLESEEHTCPTCHQTDVSPDALIANKFLRQAVNNFKNETGYTKRLRKIQQQQQQQQQLPPPPPPPPPLMRQTITRTLQPLMRPALARQQEPLMIPLASLASRSALSSLGPGPAMAAGLPVNPSSVVVSDLPPAVSLSLRGEKPDGPFRDADAVLPPALMTAAELSKSSPLSISSLLEEKGYQVPVLRQPAIPSLLGPQGQSIPTTGHPMRAGALRRPGWELSNRGRPHSDRAQRTQAPSLPASAPVFVPVPPPPLYPPPPHALPLPPGVPPPQFPPQFPPGQPPSAGYTVPPPGYPPAPANMSSAWVPTAVPAAHSNTIPTTQAPPLSREEFYREQRRLKEEEKKKSKLDEFTNDFAKELMEYKKIQKERRRSFSRSKSPYSASSYSRSSYTYSKSRSGSSRSRSYSRSFSRSHSRSYSRSPPYQRRGKGKSRNYRSRSRSHGYHRSRSRSPPYRRYHSRSRSPVFRGQSPTKRTVPQSEAEREYFNRYREVPPYDMKAYYGRSVDFRDPFEKERYREWERNYREWYEKFYKGYAVGAQPRPPVNRENFSPERFGPPGTRRENSPYARGRREEYPAGQSHRNRNVAGNYPEKPGRESHGVKDPTKSKEKEVENPLGDSKGNKHKKHRKRRKGDENEGFPNVELLEGARKPREPVPTEDAKTDSLFMLPSRDDATPVRDEPMEADSIAFKPVSEKEKKEKDKPKAKVEKTKRKVEVAAAPKKDSVAKPAKASQEKGDPDREKSPRAEPPVKKVKEELPKTDSVKTSSSQKDEKALGTPRKAHPKVTKDHPETRPAKEEKAKKDHPKEAKAEKPSSKEEKSKKPAEKSKLSDAKLEKRKRKAEEKADKEHEATSAKAYKPETAESKTSPKGKAEPEGDKGERTPEKDKAAFLNNPSKKIKLNRETGKKIVSGENVPPGKEAVEKPEPSSSKVKAEKTKGKARRKVTAADGASSTLVDYTSTSSTGGSPVRKPEEKPDTKRTVIKTLEEYNNDITAPAEDVIIMIQVPQSKWDKDDFESEEEDIKSTTQVPPTIGKPTSVIKPVSAKAPNPLKHTEKETEPLEKIQKAAKEASYESTQHDAKSSKSSLSSEKGKTKDRDHSLSDKDSSEKRKSSVQPEKEHSERTAEQGNGKTVSQSSKDGRSSEKHDSGRGSAAKDFTPNRDKKSDHDGSREHSSSKRRDEKRKDSPSRIRDSTAVQKSKAREERVEAPKKGPAEAKRSSYSPPRERKPAEHKAVHDPKRPAEEHKPPEKNPGKEKEKEKEKEKEKHVPEVKSNKEKEPGGSKPPVKQDSPEVKAEKEKEKESAAAQGDKGAAKPKPPASSAARLSSDLTRETDEAAFVPDYNESDSESNVSAKDEEAAGKTPKEAKEKAVEKAKEEAAAPAPAEQPEAGRSQSQSSPSVSRSRSHSPSESQTRSHSSSASSGESQDSKKKKKKKEKKKHKKHKKHKKHKKHVGNETELEKSQKHKHKKKKSKKSKDKEKDDQKVKSVTT; translated from the exons gACTCCTAAATCGCACAAAATCCTAGAAACTACTTTCAG AAGTCGAAGTGAGCCAGTGAGTGGAACATCAAAAGCA ATTGATGACTCTTCTGCATCTATTTCTCTGGCCCAGCTTACTAAG ACTGCCAATCTGGCTGAAGCCAATGCTTCCGAGGAGGATAAAATAAAAGCTATGATGACACAGTCTGGCCATGAATATGATCCAGTCAA TTACATGAAGAAACCCGTGGGGCCACCTCCACCCTCCTACACCTGTTTTCGCTGTGGCAAACCTGGGCACTACATAAAGAACTGTCCAACGAATGGG GACAAAAATTTCGAGTCTGTTCCCAGAATTAAAAAAAGCACAGGAATTCCAAGAAGTTTTATGATGGAGGTGAAGGACCCGAACACAAAGGGTGCCATGCTGACCAACACTGGGAAATATGCAATTCCGACCATAGATGC GGAAGCTTATGCTATAGGAAAGAAGGAGAAGCCTCCCTTCCTACCTGAGGAgccatcctcctcctcagaaGAAGATGATCCTATTCCAGATGAGCTGTTGTGTCTCATTTGTAAGGATATAATGACGGATGCGGTTGTTATTCCCTGCTGTGGAAACAGTTACTGTGATGAAT GTATTAGAACAGCACTGCTGGAGTCCGAGGAGCACACATGCCCTACCTGCCATCAGACAGATGTTTCTCCTGATGCTTTAATCGCCAATAAGTTTCTGCGCCAG GCTGTCAACAACTTCAAAAACGAAACCGGTTACACAAAAAGGCTCCGTAAGAttcagcagcaacagcagcagcagcagcagctgccgcCACCaccaccgccgccgccgccgctgatGCGGCAGACGATCACGCGCACCCTGCAGCCGCTGATGCGGCCGGCCCTGGCCCGGCAGCAGGAGCCGCTCATGATCCCGCTGGCCTCGCTGGCCTCCCGCTCCGCCCTCTCCTCGCTGGGCCCCGGGCCGGCCATGGCAGCTGGGCTGCCGGTCAATCCGTCTTCTGTGGTTGTCTCCGATCTCCCTCCAGCCGTGTCCCTCTCTCTCCGTGGGGAAAAGCCAGATGGACCTTTTCG TGATGCCGATGCTGTTCTGCCTCCTGCTCTGAtgactgctgctgagctttccAAATCTTCCCCTTTGTCAATCAGCAGTTTGTTGGAAGAGAAg GGCTATCAGGTTCCTGTGCTGAGACAACCAGCGATACCAAGTCTTCTGGGCCCTCAAGGACAATCAATACCTACAACTG GTCATCCAATGAGAGCTGGTGCACTtcgcaggccaggctgggagct TTCAAATCGAGGACGCCCGCACAGTGACCGTGCCCAAAGGACTCAGGCCCCATCACTGCCAGCATCAGCACCAGTCTTTGTGCCTGTGCCTCCACCTCCCTTGTATCCTCCACCACCCCatgctcttcctcttcctccggGGGTACCACCACCACAGTTTCCTCCTCAGTTTCCACCTGGGCAGCCTCCATCCGCTGGGTACACTGTCCCCCCTCCCGGATatcccccagctcctgcaaaCATGTCATCAGCTTGGGTCCCAACAGCAGTGCCAGCGGCTCATTCAAACACCATCCCAACGACACAAGCACCTCCTCTCTCTAGGGAGGAGTTTTACAGAGAGCAACGGAGGCTTAAAGAGGA ggaaaagaaaaagtccAAACTTGATGAGTTTACAAATGATTTTGCTAAGGAATTGATGGAATATAAAAAGATTCAAAAGGAGCGTAGGCGTTCGTTTTCCAG GTCCAAGTCTCCCTATAGTGCTTCGTCTTACTCTAGAAGCTCGTACACCTACTCCAAGTCACGCTCAGGTTCGTCGCGCTCCCGCTCCTACTCGCGCTCCTTCAGCCGCTCCCATTCCCGCTCCTACTCGCGGTCGCCGCCCTATCAGAGACGGGGCAAAGGGAAGAGTCGGAACtaccgctcccgctcccgctcgcACGGCTACcaccgctcccgctcccgctcgcCCCCGTACAGGCGCTACCACTCCCGCTCCAGGTCCCCGGTGTTCCGCGGCCAGTCCCCCACCAAGCGGACGGTCCCGCAGAGCGAGGCCGAGCGCGAGTACTTCAACCGCTACCGAGAGGTGCCCCCGTACGACATGAAGGCTTACTATGGCCGCTCGGTGGACTTCAGAGACCCCTTTGAGAAGGAGAGATACAGAGAGTGGGAGAGGAACTACAGAGAGTGGTACGAGAAGTTTTACAAGGGCTATGCCGTGGGTGCTCAGCCACGGCCTCCAGTGAACAGAGAGAACTTCTCTCCAGAACGGTTTGGCCCACCTGGCACCAGACGAGAGAATTCACCCTATGCTCGGGGACGGAGGGAGGAGTATCCTGCTGGGCAGAGCCACAGGAATCGTAATGTAGCTGGAAACTACCCTGAAAAGCCTGGGAGAGAGAGCCACGGCGTCAAAGATCCTACAAAATCAAAAGAGAAGGAGGTGGAAAATCCACTGGGAGATAGCAAAGGCAATAAGCATAAAAAACACCggaagagaagaaaaggggATGAGAATGAAGGATTTCCCAACGTTGAGCTGTTGGAAGGAGCAAGAAAACCAAGAGAGCCAGTTCCAACAGAAGATGCTAAAACAGACTCTCTATTCATGCTGCCAAGCAGGGATGATGCCACCCCTGTAAGGGATGAGCCCATGGAAGCAGATTCCATTGCTTTCAAGCCAGTgtctgaaaaggagaaaaaagagaaggataAGCCAAAAGCAAAGGTTGAGAAAACAAAGCGGAAAGTAGAAGTGGCAGCTGCTCCAAAGAAAGACAGCGTAGCAAAACCAGCTAaagcttcccaggaaaagggGGACCCTGATCGCGAAAAATCTCCTCGAGCAGAACCTCCTGTGAAAAAAGTCAAGGAAGAGCTGCCAAAGACAGACAGTGTTAAAACCTCTTCCTCTCAGAAGGATGAGAAGGCTCTTGGTACACCACGGAAGGCTCATCCCAAAGTGACAAAGGACCACCCAGAAACCAGACCAGCCAAGGAGGAGAAGGCAAAGAAAGACCATCCTAAAGAAGCCAAGGCAGAGAAGCCCTCCAGCAAGGAGGAGAAGTCAAAGAAACCTGCTGAGAAAAGCAAACTTTCAGATGCCAAActtgagaaaaggaaaagaaaagcagaggaaaaggcTGATAAAGAACATGAGGCCACTTCTGCAAAGGCCTATAAACCCGAAACTGCAGAATCGAAAACATCACCCAAGGGGAAGGCTGAGCCCGAGGGGGACAAAGGAGAGCGGACCCCGGAAAAGGATAAAGCTGCTTTTCTTAACAACCCGTCCAAAAAGATTAAACTTAACCGAGAAACTGGAAAAAAGATTGTGAGCGGAGAAAACGTGCCACCTGGAAAAGAAGCTGTGGAGAAAcctgagcccagcagcagcaaagttAAAGCGgaaaagacaaagggaaaaGCAAGGAGGAAAGTGACGGCAGCTGATGGCGCTAGCTCGACTCTTGTGGATTACACCAG CACGAGTTCCACTGGGGGAAGCCCTGTCAGGAAGCCCGAGGAGAAGCCAGACACCAAACGAACTGTCATTAAGACCCTGGAGGAGTATAACAACGATATAACAGCCCCTGCTGAGGATGTCATTATCATGATCCAGGTCCCTCAGTCCAAGTGGGATAAAGATGACTTTGAGTCTGAAGAGGAAGACATCAAATCCACCACCCAGGTGCCCCCAACTATAGGAAAACCCACCAGTGTTATCAAACCTGTGAGTGCAAAGGCACCAAACCCCCTCAAACACACTGAAAAGGAGACAGAGCCTCTggagaaaatacagaaagctGCAAAAGAGGCAAGTTATGAAAGCACCCAACATGATGCCAAGAGTTCAAAAAGTTCCTTGTCGAGTGAAAAAGGTAAAACCAAAGACCGGGATCATTCTTTGTCAGACAAGGACAGTTCTGAGAAGAGGAAGAGCAGTGTTCAGCCAGAAAAAGAGCACTCAGAACGCACAGCTGAGCaaggaaatggaaaaactgTATCCCAGTCTTCTAAAGATGGCAGATCTTCAGAGAAGCATGACAGTGGCCGTGGCTCCGCTGCGAAGGACTTCACTCCCAACCGAGACAAGAAGTCTGACCATGATGGCAGCAGGGAGCACTCGAGTTCCAAGCGCAGAGATGAGAAGAGGAAAGACTCCCCGTCCCGCATCAGAGACTCCACAGCCGTGCAGAAGAGCAAAGCAAGAGAGGAGCGCGTGGAGGCGCCCAAGAAGGGCCCTGCAGAGGCCAAGCGGAGCAGCTACAGCCCCCCGCGGGAGCGCAAGCCCGCCGAGCACAAAGCTGTGCACGACCCCAAGCGCCCCGCCGAGGAGCACAAACCCCCGGAGAAAAACCCGGgcaaggagaaggagaaagagaaggagaaggagaaggagaagcatGTACCAGAGGTCAAGAGCAATAAGGAGAAAGAGCCAGGTGGGAGTAAACCACCGGTGAAGCAGGACTCGCCAGAAGTGAAAgcggagaaggagaaggagaaggagagcgCGGCGGCTCAGGGCGACAAAGGCGCGGCGAAGCCGAAGCCGCCGGCGAGCAGCGCCGCGCGCCTCTCGTCCGACCTCACCCGCGAGACCGACGAGGCCGCCTTCGTGCCGGACTACAACGAGAGCGACAGCGAGAGCAACGTGTCTGCCAAGGACGAGGAGGCTGCCGGGAAAACGCCCAAAGAGGCGAAGGAAAAGGCCGTGGAGAAGGCGAAAGAGGAggcggcggccccggctccCGCCGAGCAGCCAGAGGCGGGCAGGagccagagccagagcagccccagcgtCAGCCGCAGCCGCAGCCACAGCCCCTCCGAGAGCCAGACacgcagccacagcagcagtgccagctcagggGAGAGTCAGgacagcaagaaaaagaaaaagaagaaagagaagaagaagcACAAGAAACATAAGAAGCATAAGAAGCATAAGAAACACGTGGGAAATGAAACAGAATTGGAAAAGAGccaaaaacacaaacacaagaagaaaaaatcgAAGAAGAGCAAAGATAAAGAGAAAGACGACCAAAAAGTGAAATCTGTCACGACATAA